A stretch of Carya illinoinensis cultivar Pawnee chromosome 14, C.illinoinensisPawnee_v1, whole genome shotgun sequence DNA encodes these proteins:
- the LOC122295088 gene encoding DEAD-box ATP-dependent RNA helicase 42-like isoform X2, with protein sequence MRKAASRKPAEKSSVTAGKQVRKSNDVTVDDDLTMGVLKNDVRGVDVDKSIGKKVAKQSNTLKDSDVDNDLKLGVLKDNLTRAVSGGKSMGKKSEARESKARGKAKLVEEEQDGETNMMEGCKKGTPMEEGSKEDTPMEEGSKEDTPTPVRRKRGADGEIVEEFWLSLERSSSRLRPRKEVPAFRSVDLEDDDNDRIIGKRVKVYWSGSRKWFTGRIKAFDYEKRLHDILYEDGDREMLDLRKERFELEMMPTECFKLRTKPSYEKKVKDLDGEKVSAEALKEDIEMVDAEKGAKESEPKKKTESDISVKEKTDPEENGEELVAKMGFDVPAEKAKEMVIDEAHDDDEIDNIKNAVVDVNKSVEVNYQEEDGKINSLAEEKGRMSVEAQHSTLDSNVEKKGDDHLEKQSEIVENSEYEDAKCMDRNLTGQKAGKAKKAKDNKKA encoded by the coding sequence ATGAGGAAGGCTGCTAGTCGCAAGCCTGCAGAGAAATCTTCAGTCACTGCAGGCAAACAGGTCAGAAAATCTAATGATGTTACTGTAGATGATGATCTGACAATGGGCGTTCTGAAGAATGATGTAAGGGGAGTTGATGTTGATAAGTCTATTGGAAAGAAAGTGGCCAAACAGAGCAACACACTGAAAGACAGTGATGTAGATAATGATCTAAAACTTGGGGTGCTGAAGGATAATCTTACGAGGGCAGTTTCTGGTGGTAAGTCCATGGGAAAGAAGTCTGAAGCAAGAGAGAGTAAGGCCAGAGGTAAGGCCAAACTTGTTGAGGAAGAACAGGATGGAGAGACAAACATGATGGAGGGGTGTAAAAAGGGCACACCCATGGAGGAGGGGAGTAAAGAGGACACACCTATGGAAGAGGGGAGTAAAGAGGACACACCCACTCCAGTGAGACGAAAGAGGGGAGCAGATGGGGAAATTGTGGAGGAGTTTTGGTTGTCTTTAGAGAGAAGTTCATCCAGGCTACGCCCTAGAAAGGAGGTGCCTGCTTTCCGTTCGGTAGATTTGGAGGATGATGACAACGACAGGATCATTGGCAAAAGAGTTAAGGTTTACTGGTCAGGGTCACGAAAATGGTTTACTGGACGCATCAAAGCTTTTGATTATGAAAAGAGGCTTCATGATATTCTGTATGAAGATGGTGACCGTGAAATGTTGGATTTAAGGAAAGAGCGGTTTGAGCTTGAAATGATGCCTACTGAGTGTTTCAAGCTGAGAACCAAACCCAGTTATGAAAAGAAAGTGAAGGATTTAGATGGCGAGAAGGTCAGTGCAGAAGCTTTGAAGGAGGATATTGAGATGGTGGATGCTGAGAAAGGGGCAAAGGAATCAGAGCCAAAGAAAAAAACTGAGTCAGATATATCtgtgaaagaaaagacagatcCTGAAGAGAATGGAGAAGAACTGGTTGCAAAAATGGGTTTTGATGTGCCTGCTGAGAAAGCCAAGGAGATGGTTATTGATGAGgctcatgatgatgatgaaattGACAATATAAAGAATGCTGTCGTTGACGTTAACAAGTCTGTGGAAGTTAATTATCAGGAGGAGGATGGGAAGATTAACTCTCTTGCAGAAGAAAAAGGCAGAATGTCAGTTGAAGCCCAACATAGCACACTGGATTCCAATGTCGAGAAGAAAGGAGATGATCATTTAGAAAAGCAGAGTGAGATTGTAGAGAACAGTGAATATGAAGACGCTAAATGTATGGACAGAAACTTGACCGGCCAGAAAGCTGGGAAAGCAAAGAAGGCCAAGGATAACAAAAAAGCCTAA
- the LOC122295088 gene encoding DEAD-box ATP-dependent RNA helicase 42-like isoform X1, with protein MTKRHLVKIGDKKESGSAARKSTSGTNKSKDASVDNELRTGALKDEDTRKVAVGGSEGEESAVNESGRSKDVPLADDLKIGALRNEVMRKAASRKPAEKSSVTAGKQVRKSNDVTVDDDLTMGVLKNDVRGVDVDKSIGKKVAKQSNTLKDSDVDNDLKLGVLKDNLTRAVSGGKSMGKKSEARESKARGKAKLVEEEQDGETNMMEGCKKGTPMEEGSKEDTPMEEGSKEDTPTPVRRKRGADGEIVEEFWLSLERSSSRLRPRKEVPAFRSVDLEDDDNDRIIGKRVKVYWSGSRKWFTGRIKAFDYEKRLHDILYEDGDREMLDLRKERFELEMMPTECFKLRTKPSYEKKVKDLDGEKVSAEALKEDIEMVDAEKGAKESEPKKKTESDISVKEKTDPEENGEELVAKMGFDVPAEKAKEMVIDEAHDDDEIDNIKNAVVDVNKSVEVNYQEEDGKINSLAEEKGRMSVEAQHSTLDSNVEKKGDDHLEKQSEIVENSEYEDAKCMDRNLTGQKAGKAKKAKDNKKA; from the coding sequence ATGACTAAGAGACATTTGGTTAAGATAGGGGATAAGAAGGAATCTGGGTCTGCAGCTCGAAAATCAACCAGTGGTACAAACAAATCAAAAGATGCTTCTGTAGATAACGAGCTGAGGACTGGAGCTCTGAAGGATGAAGATACGAGGAAGGTTGCTGTTGGTGGGTCTGAGGGGGAGGAATCTGCTGTAAACGAGAGTGGTAGATCCAAAGATGTTCCTTTAGCTGATGATCTTAAAATAGGGGCTCTGAGGAATGAAGTAATGAGGAAGGCTGCTAGTCGCAAGCCTGCAGAGAAATCTTCAGTCACTGCAGGCAAACAGGTCAGAAAATCTAATGATGTTACTGTAGATGATGATCTGACAATGGGCGTTCTGAAGAATGATGTAAGGGGAGTTGATGTTGATAAGTCTATTGGAAAGAAAGTGGCCAAACAGAGCAACACACTGAAAGACAGTGATGTAGATAATGATCTAAAACTTGGGGTGCTGAAGGATAATCTTACGAGGGCAGTTTCTGGTGGTAAGTCCATGGGAAAGAAGTCTGAAGCAAGAGAGAGTAAGGCCAGAGGTAAGGCCAAACTTGTTGAGGAAGAACAGGATGGAGAGACAAACATGATGGAGGGGTGTAAAAAGGGCACACCCATGGAGGAGGGGAGTAAAGAGGACACACCTATGGAAGAGGGGAGTAAAGAGGACACACCCACTCCAGTGAGACGAAAGAGGGGAGCAGATGGGGAAATTGTGGAGGAGTTTTGGTTGTCTTTAGAGAGAAGTTCATCCAGGCTACGCCCTAGAAAGGAGGTGCCTGCTTTCCGTTCGGTAGATTTGGAGGATGATGACAACGACAGGATCATTGGCAAAAGAGTTAAGGTTTACTGGTCAGGGTCACGAAAATGGTTTACTGGACGCATCAAAGCTTTTGATTATGAAAAGAGGCTTCATGATATTCTGTATGAAGATGGTGACCGTGAAATGTTGGATTTAAGGAAAGAGCGGTTTGAGCTTGAAATGATGCCTACTGAGTGTTTCAAGCTGAGAACCAAACCCAGTTATGAAAAGAAAGTGAAGGATTTAGATGGCGAGAAGGTCAGTGCAGAAGCTTTGAAGGAGGATATTGAGATGGTGGATGCTGAGAAAGGGGCAAAGGAATCAGAGCCAAAGAAAAAAACTGAGTCAGATATATCtgtgaaagaaaagacagatcCTGAAGAGAATGGAGAAGAACTGGTTGCAAAAATGGGTTTTGATGTGCCTGCTGAGAAAGCCAAGGAGATGGTTATTGATGAGgctcatgatgatgatgaaattGACAATATAAAGAATGCTGTCGTTGACGTTAACAAGTCTGTGGAAGTTAATTATCAGGAGGAGGATGGGAAGATTAACTCTCTTGCAGAAGAAAAAGGCAGAATGTCAGTTGAAGCCCAACATAGCACACTGGATTCCAATGTCGAGAAGAAAGGAGATGATCATTTAGAAAAGCAGAGTGAGATTGTAGAGAACAGTGAATATGAAGACGCTAAATGTATGGACAGAAACTTGACCGGCCAGAAAGCTGGGAAAGCAAAGAAGGCCAAGGATAACAAAAAAGCCTAA
- the LOC122295087 gene encoding calcium-dependent protein kinase 8-like, protein MGNCCASPVTSSQKQNGRRKQKPNPFSADYAAINGNGGGNKFWVLKNPTGRDISAHYELGRELGRGEFGVTYLSTDVSTGDKFACKSISKKKLRTAVDIEDVRREVEIMKHLPKHPNIVTLKDTFEDDQAVHIVMELCEGGELFDRIVARGHYTERAAAGVMRTIVEVVQMCHKQGVMHRDLKPENFLFANKKEASPLKTIDFGLSVFFRPGERFNEIVGSPYYMAPEVLKRNYGPEIDVWSAGVILYILLCGVPPFWAETEQGVAQAIIRSVIDFKRDPWPKVSGNAKDLVKKMLDPDPKQRLTAQQVLDHPWIQNAKKAPNVPLGETVKARLKQFSVMNKLKKRALRVVAEHLSVEEVAGIKEAFDTMDVGKRGKINLEEFRVGLRKLGQQIPDADLQILMEAADVDGDGTLNYGEFVAVSVHLKKMGNDEHLHKAFAFFDQNQSGYIEIEELRDALSDEMDDNSEEVINAIMQDVDTDKDGRISYEEFSTMMKAGTDWRKASRQYSRERFNNLSLKLMRDGSLQLANEGR, encoded by the exons ATGGGAAATTGCTGTGCAAGCCCCGTTACGTCTTCTCAGAAGCAAAACGGGAGGCGCAAGCAAAAACCCAATCCCTTTTCTGCTGATTACGCTGCGATCAATGGTAATGGAGGTGGGAACAAGTTTTGGGTCTTGAAAAATCCGACGGGCCGTGACATCTCGGCCCATTATGAGCTCGGCCGTGAGCTCGGGCGGGGAGAATTCGGGGTCACATACTTGTCTACCGATGTGTCCACAGGCGATAAGTTTGCCTGCAAATCGATATCCAAGAAGAAGCTTAGGACTGCGGTGGATATTGAGGATGTGAGGAGGGAGGTGGAGATTATGAAGCATTTGCCTAAGCACCCGAATATCGTGACCTTGAAGGATACTTTTGAGGATGACCAGGCAGTTCACATTGTGATGGAATTGTGCGAGGGAGGTGAGCTGTTTGATCGGATTGTGGCAAGGGGGCATTACACGGAACGGGCTGCAGCAGGTGTTATGAGGACCATTGTTGAAGTTGTTCAG ATGTGTCATAAGCAAGGAGTGATGCATCGTGATCTCAAACCAGAGAACTTTCTGTTTGCAAACAAGAAGGAAGCATCTCCCTTGAAGACAATTGATTTTGGATTGTCAGTATTCTTCAGACCTG GTGAGAGATTCAATGAGATTGTGGGTAGTCCCTATTACATGGCTCCAGAAGTTTTGAAGCGCAATTATGGCCCAGAGATTGATGTCTGGAGTGCTGGagttattttgtatattttactaTGTGGTGTTCCACCATTCTGGGCAG AAACTGAACAAGGGGTAGCACAGGCCATCATCCGTTCGGTCATTGATTTTAAGAGGGACCCTTGGCCTAAAGTCTCAGGTAACGCAAAGGACCTTGTGAAGAAAATGCTTGATCCAGATCCTAAGCAGCGGCTTACAGCTCAGCAAGTGCTCG ATCATCCTTGGATACAAAATGCCAAGAAGGCTCCAAACGTTCCCCTGGGCGAGACTGTGAAAGCCAGGCTCAAGCAATTTTCAGTAATGAACAAGCTTAAAAAAAGAGCTCTACGG GTGGTGGCTGAGCATTTGTCAGTGGAGGAAGTGGCTGGCATAAAGGAGGCGTTTGATACTATGGATGTTGGCAAAAGAGGCAAGATAAACCTTGAGGAATTTCGAGTCGGGTTGCGAAAGCTTGGCCAACAGATTCCTGATGCAGATCTTCAAATATTAATGGAAGCT GCTGATGTTGACGGGGATGGAACTCTCAATTATGGAGAATTTGTTGCAGTTTCAGTTCACCTTAAAAAGATGGGCAATGATGAGCATTTACACAAAGCTTTTGCATTCTTTGATCAAAACCAGAGTGGTTACATAGAGATTGAAGAGCTGCGGGATGCTTTGAGTGATGAGATGGATGATAACAGTGAGGAAGTTATCAATGCTATTATGCAAGACGTGGACACAGACAAG GATGGGCGCATAAGTTATGAGGAGTTTTCTACCATGATGAAAGCTGGTACAGATTGGAGAAAAGCGTCCAGGCAATATTCACGAGAAAGATTTAATAACCTCAGCTTGAAATTGATGAGGGATGGGTCCTTACAGCTAGCCAATGAGGGTAGATGA
- the LOC122294858 gene encoding uncharacterized protein LOC122294858, with amino-acid sequence MKKSGGAEKKRARRSSGAIQNGSRDPNFDTPPRGQPVKQDAFQLFAEKVRDNKDLVSRWAVLQETRVEYFRGKDFVSFLRNHPELKDILETDKNLDTDDIANALLRKNLLVRCDRVVKTVRPGKKKLSTWPAHLEIFPEQVFSENDAFFAWTFVKRRPLWQTLLSFFWPVLTLAICLFPVYPHQCKLLILYSCAGVLLLILSLLSLRATMFGALYIVIGKRVWFFPNILAEEATLRELFRFWPKKDEEERPKWTTRLFYAIVAVLVILLLRHHAPDEAARARYQKRVSNIIDDVLEWSPRLALSGMMDKQQTVMNATEPNDSSPDASQSTEEMSPSDIISEETTSDQNEAEAFEHLDDADQHKRDDHK; translated from the exons ATGAAGAAATCCGGAGGCGCAGAGAAGAAGAGGGCGCGaagatcttcaggagctatccAGAACGGCTCCAGAGATCCCAACTTCGATACTCCTCCTAGg ggACAACCGGTCAAGCAGGATGCCTTTCAGTTGTTTGCTGAGAAGGTGAGAGACAATAAGGATCTGGTGTCTAGGTGGGCTGTTCTACAGGAGACACGTGTGGAGTACTTCAGAGGAAAAGATTTTGTTAGCTTCTTGAGAAATCATCCGGAGCTCAAAGATATTCTGGAAACGGATAAGAACTTAGATACTGATGACATAGCTAATGCTCTTTTAAGAAAGAATCTTTTAGTGCGTTGTGACCGTGTGGTGAAAACTGTTCGTCCTGGGAAGAAAAAGTTGTCTACTTGGCCAGCACACTTGGAGATTTTCCCT GAGCAAGTGTTTTCTGAAAATGATGCCTTTTTTGCATGGACATTTGTGAAACGCCGTCCGCTTTGGCAGactcttctctcatttttctggCCCGTGTTGACTCTTGCAATTTGCTTATTTCCTGTGTATCCCCATCAGTGCAAGCTGCTAATACTCTACTCATGTGCAGGAGTCTTGCTACTTATCCTATCACTACTTTCGC TGAGAGCAACTATGTTTGGTGCTCTTTATATTGTAATTGGAAAGCGTGTTTGGTTCTTCCCTAACATCCTTGCCGAGGAAGCGACATTGAGGGAATTATTTCGTTTCTGGCCGAAGAAAGATGAGGAAGAGCGACCCAAATGGACGACAAGGCTTTTCTATGCAATTGTAGCTGTGCTGGTCATATTGCTGCTGAGGCATCATGCTCCTGATGAGGCTGCTAGAGCAAG GTATCAAAAGCGGGTATCTAACATAATTGATGATGTTCTCGAGTGGTCTCCGAGATTGGCCCTCTCTGGAATGATGGATAAGCAGCAAACCGTTATGAATGCCACAGAACCAAATGATAGTTCCCCAGATGCCAGCCAAAGTACAGAGGAAATGTCTCCATCCGACATCATAAGTGAAGAAACCACCTCAGACCAAAATGAGGCAGAAGCTTTTGAACACCTAGACGATGCTGATCAACATAAACGAGATGATCATAAATGA
- the LOC122295012 gene encoding E3 ubiquitin-protein ligase BIG BROTHER-like isoform X2 produces MLASPINQVLRQENPTLDSMLNTLLETGEVDTQSRDLYAREDETQSRGLSQERFLCSQFQCDFMLGKESGDERCVICQMEYKRGEQQMTLPCKHVYHATCGTKWLNINKACPLCQTKVFFDVSKDKA; encoded by the exons ATGCTTGCTTCTCCTATTAATCAG GTCCTTCGTCAAGAAAACCCCACTCTTGATTCTATGCTCAATACG CTTCTGGAAACAGGTGAAGTTGATACTCAAAGTCGAGATCTTTATGCAAGGGAAGATGAAACTCAAAGTCGAGGTCTTTCTCAAGAAAGATTTCTTTGCTCCCAATTTCAATGTGATTTCATGTTAGGAAAGGAGTCTGGAGATGAGAG ATGTGTGATTTGCCAGATGGAATATAAAAGAGGTGAACAACAGATGACACTTCCATGCAAACATGTCTACCATGCTACTTGTGGAACCAAATGGCTCAACATCAATAAG GCGTGTCCCCTATGTCAGACTAAGGTGTTCTTTGATGTGTCAAAAGACAAGGCATGA
- the LOC122295012 gene encoding E3 ubiquitin-protein ligase BIG BROTHER-like isoform X1 translates to MKLINSVIIRTDSDTFLQVSPGNLQVLRQENPTLDSMLNTLLETGEVDTQSRDLYAREDETQSRGLSQERFLCSQFQCDFMLGKESGDERCVICQMEYKRGEQQMTLPCKHVYHATCGTKWLNINKACPLCQTKVFFDVSKDKA, encoded by the exons atgaaactaATTAACTCTGTAATTATACGAACAGACTCTGATACATTTCTTCAAGTTTCCCCTGGAAATTTACAGGTCCTTCGTCAAGAAAACCCCACTCTTGATTCTATGCTCAATACG CTTCTGGAAACAGGTGAAGTTGATACTCAAAGTCGAGATCTTTATGCAAGGGAAGATGAAACTCAAAGTCGAGGTCTTTCTCAAGAAAGATTTCTTTGCTCCCAATTTCAATGTGATTTCATGTTAGGAAAGGAGTCTGGAGATGAGAG ATGTGTGATTTGCCAGATGGAATATAAAAGAGGTGAACAACAGATGACACTTCCATGCAAACATGTCTACCATGCTACTTGTGGAACCAAATGGCTCAACATCAATAAG GCGTGTCCCCTATGTCAGACTAAGGTGTTCTTTGATGTGTCAAAAGACAAGGCATGA
- the LOC122294339 gene encoding nuclear transcription factor Y subunit A-1-like isoform X1 has product MQQKSEKPNQLDPRSHATQPPAVYTEPWWRNIGYNPISPSVTGGNVSNSSSLECPDAGSDSNDGQSLSNNEPNEEGGDATKESQNTASSRSARNYGQHYQNMQHVASTAPSMRNECLTQPAQLELVGHSIACASNPYQDPYHGGMLTAYGHQPYGYPPFLGMPHARMPLPLEMAQEPVYVNAKQYQGILRRRQARAKAELEKKLIKVRKPYLHESRHQHAMRRARGSGGRFAKKSNDDAANHEANEKGTASGPALSSQSASSSGSEPLLTDSAETWNSSHGQPEGRQDASEAQNYVNGGNHYQNHEVLPGSSYLHTGGRGEEGDCSGQQWGSISSNQASQRRLAIQ; this is encoded by the exons ATGCAGCAGAAGTCTGAAAAGCCAAATCAACTAGACCCTCGTTCACATGCCACTCAGCCACCAGCTGTCTATACTGAACCTTGGTGGCGTAATATTGGATACAATCCCATCTCCCCTTCTGTGACAGGGGGGAATGTATCCAATTCGTCTTCGTTGGAATGCCCAGATGCTGGTTCAGATTCTAACGATGGTCAATCACTGTCAAATAATGAACCGAATGAGGAAGGTGGCGATGCCACCAAAGAATCACAAAATACTGCATCTTCACGATCAG CCAGAAATTATGGACAACACTACCAAAATATGCAGCATGTTGCATCAACTGCGCCATCTATGCGTAATGAATGCCTCACACAACCTGCGCAGCTTGAACTTGTTGGCCACTCAATT GCATGTGCATCAAATCCATATCAGGATCCATATCATGGGGGAATGTTGACAGCGTATGGGCATCAGCCTTAT GGCTATCCTCCTTTTCTTGGAATGCCTCATGCCAGAATGCCTTTACCTCTCGAGATGGCACAAGAGCCTGTCTATGTGAATGCCAAACAATACCAAGGTATTCTGAGGCGGAGACAGGCACGTGCGAAGGCCGAGCTTGAAAAGAAGTTGATAAAAGTTAGAAAG CCTTATCTTCATGAGTCTCGACACCAGCATGCTATGAGAAGGGCCAGGGGAAGTGGAGGACGTTTTGCTAAGAAAAGTAATGATGATGCTGCGAACCATGAAGCCAACGAAAAGGGCACTGCTTCTGGGCCAGCTCTCTCATCACAGTCTGCAAGTTCGTCTGGTTCTGAACCCTTGCTGACTGACTCTGCTGAAACATGGAATTCCTCTCATGGGCAACCGGAAGGGAGGCAAGATGCATCTGAAGCTCAGAATTATGTAAATGGTGGCAACCACTACCAAAATCATGAGGTCTTACCTGGCTCATCATATCTGCATACGGGCGGAAGAGGTGAGGAAGGAGACTGTTCAGGCCAGCAATGGGGAAGCATCTCTTCTAACCAGGCCTCACAGAGGCGTCTTGCAATACAATGA
- the LOC122294339 gene encoding nuclear transcription factor Y subunit A-1-like isoform X2: MQQKSEKPNQLDPRSHATQPPAVYTEPWWRNIGYNPISPSVTGGNVSNSSSLECPDAGSDSNDGQSLSNNEPNEEGGDATKESQNTASSRSARNYGQHYQNMQHVASTAPSMRNECLTQPAQLELVGHSIACASNPYQDPYHGGMLTAYGHQPYPYLHESRHQHAMRRARGSGGRFAKKSNDDAANHEANEKGTASGPALSSQSASSSGSEPLLTDSAETWNSSHGQPEGRQDASEAQNYVNGGNHYQNHEVLPGSSYLHTGGRGEEGDCSGQQWGSISSNQASQRRLAIQ; this comes from the exons ATGCAGCAGAAGTCTGAAAAGCCAAATCAACTAGACCCTCGTTCACATGCCACTCAGCCACCAGCTGTCTATACTGAACCTTGGTGGCGTAATATTGGATACAATCCCATCTCCCCTTCTGTGACAGGGGGGAATGTATCCAATTCGTCTTCGTTGGAATGCCCAGATGCTGGTTCAGATTCTAACGATGGTCAATCACTGTCAAATAATGAACCGAATGAGGAAGGTGGCGATGCCACCAAAGAATCACAAAATACTGCATCTTCACGATCAG CCAGAAATTATGGACAACACTACCAAAATATGCAGCATGTTGCATCAACTGCGCCATCTATGCGTAATGAATGCCTCACACAACCTGCGCAGCTTGAACTTGTTGGCCACTCAATT GCATGTGCATCAAATCCATATCAGGATCCATATCATGGGGGAATGTTGACAGCGTATGGGCATCAGCCTTAT CCTTATCTTCATGAGTCTCGACACCAGCATGCTATGAGAAGGGCCAGGGGAAGTGGAGGACGTTTTGCTAAGAAAAGTAATGATGATGCTGCGAACCATGAAGCCAACGAAAAGGGCACTGCTTCTGGGCCAGCTCTCTCATCACAGTCTGCAAGTTCGTCTGGTTCTGAACCCTTGCTGACTGACTCTGCTGAAACATGGAATTCCTCTCATGGGCAACCGGAAGGGAGGCAAGATGCATCTGAAGCTCAGAATTATGTAAATGGTGGCAACCACTACCAAAATCATGAGGTCTTACCTGGCTCATCATATCTGCATACGGGCGGAAGAGGTGAGGAAGGAGACTGTTCAGGCCAGCAATGGGGAAGCATCTCTTCTAACCAGGCCTCACAGAGGCGTCTTGCAATACAATGA